GACGATTACGCCTTCTGTGCCGCGGATCGCGATCTCGCTCACCGGCGTAATGAACGTATAGTTCGAATGCGCGCCCGCGGGATGCCGGACCGAGAAATGAATGGCGCCAGCGTCGATCCTGATCGTCGCGCTTGCGATCGGCGTTGTGCGATCGAAAGACTCCAAGCCGACTTGCGATGACGCCCCGATCGACACGACCGATGAATCCGGCAAATCGACCGCGGCCATCGAACGCGCCTGCGTGTACGCAAAGCCATGCGGATGAATTGTCAGCTGCCCCGTGACCGGAACACGATTGCCTGTGACCGTGCGCTGGTAGTCGAGCCTCCCGCTCACTCGTTCGAGTACGATCGGATCGGCGCCAAAAGCCTTCGGCACCACGGACCACAGGACCAGGACGCAAACGGCCGTTGCGCAGCTAAGTTTTTTCATGTGATGGCATAGTACGACGAACCGGCTCGGGCGCACTGTAAGCGCGCCGACCTAAGGAATCCCGCAGCGTTCGCCGTAAGGTGCGAACCATGGAGATGATTCGCCTCGGGCGCAGCGGGTTGAGCGTTTCGCGCATTTGTCTTGGAACGATGACGTTCGGAGCTCAGGCAGACGCAGCCGCTTCAAATAAGATCATGGACATCGCCGCCGAGCGCGGTGTGAATTTCATCGATACCGCTAATGCATATCCGTTGCCCCCGAGCCCGCAGACGATGGGCAAGAGCGAAGAATTCGTCGGCGCGTGGCTCAAAGGCAAACGCGAGCGCTTCATCCTCGCGAGCAAGGGCAACAACGTTATCGGTCCAGGGCCCAACGAAGGCGGGAATTCGAGAACGCATCTCATGCGAGCACTCGACGATTCGCTCCGTCGCTTGCAGACAGATTATGTCGATATTTACTATCTCCATCATCCCGATCCACAAACGCCGCTCGACGAGGCGATCGAAGCGCTCGACGACATGCGTACGGCGGGAAAGATCCGCTACTCGGCGGTCAGCAACATGCCTTCATGGCAGCTCTCGTATTGGACGGGATGGAGCGCGGAACACAATCGCGCGCGCTTCGCCTGCGTGCAACCCCGCTACAACATGTTGTACCGAGCTATCGAAAGCGAGCTCATTCCGGCTGCCGCTGCATGCGATGTCGCGGTCGTCATCTACAATCCGCTTGCGGCCGGAATGCTCACCGGCAAATACAAGCCGGGTGCAAAACCGGCGGAAGGGCGATTCAGCTTTTCAGGACCGTCGGGCGAGCGTTATCGCACGCGCTACTATCAGGATGAAATGTTGCGTCTTGTGCAAGAGCTTTCCGATGATGTCGGCAAACGCGGCAAAAGCCTCACGCACGTTGCGCTGCGATGGACTCTCGATCAGCCAGGTATCGCTTGCGCAATCGTCGGCGCCAGCAAGCCGGAACAGATCGCGGATTCACTCGGTGCCGCCGAAATAAAGCTCGACGATGCCGATCGCGCAGCCTGCGATGCGATCTGGTATCGTCTGCCACGCCGGCGCCCCCAAGAGGACCGCTAAAAAGCAAGAAGCCCGCTGATAACTTGCAGCGAGCTTCTCCTCAATTAATCTGGCACCGTCCTACTCTCGAAGAACCCTGCGGTCCAACTACCATCGGCGCTGGCGGGCTTAACTGCCGTGTTCGGGATGGGAACGGGTGGGACCCCACCGCTATGGGCGCCAGAAACCTGGTCCTCACGCGGCGCCGAGCCGGAGCTCGAGGCAGCCACGTGAGAAATCTGCACAGAGAAGAACCTTCATGGCCAAACTAACGAAAACGTAGTCGAGTTAAAGTTTCCGGGCGATTAGTACCGGTCAGCTCCAGCGATTGCTCGCCTTCCACCCCCGGCCTATCAACGTGGTAGTCTCCCACGGCCCTTCACTCTTTCGAGATTGAGATCTCATCTTGGGGTCAGTTTCACGCTTATATGCTTTCAGCGTTTATCTGCTCCGAACATAGCTACCCGGCTATGCCCCTGGCGGGACAACCGGTTCACCAGCGGTTCGTTCAACTCGGTCCTCTCGTACTAGAGTCGAAGCCCCTCAAATCTCCTACGCCCACGGCGGATAGGGACCGAACTGTCTCACGACGTTCTGAACCCAGATCGCGTACCGCTTTAATGGGCGAACAGCCCAACCCTTGGGACCTACTACAGCCCCAGGATGCGACGATCCGACATCGCGCGTTTCTCTACGATTACTCGTAGCGCAGACTATATCTTCATCCTGCGCAACATGCGTTGCGCGAGGAGCCGGCGTGTGATGACGTTCGATTGATTTGCTCGTAATGAGCAGCGACGTCATCTCATCATTCGCGATTAGGTTCGCGAATGAATCAGTCGTTACGGGGTCAAGACCTTACGGTCTGACTTCCCACGGTATTGTCCTCGTCTCTAGTCCTCGAGACGTTCGGAGTTCACCGTTATAAGCCGGAACTTGCAACGGCATTTCTGCCGCTTCACCCCTAATGTTGAGGTGCCAAACCTCCCCGTCGATGTGGACTCTTGGGGGAGATAAGCCTGTTATCCCCAGAGTAGCTTTTATCCGATAAGCGACGGCCCTTCCATTCGGTACCGCCGGATCACTAAGCCCTGCTTTCGCACCTGCTCGACCTGTCCGTCTCGCAGTCAAGCTCCCTTTTGCCTTTACACTCTAACGAACGGTTTCTGACCGTTCTGAGGGAACCTTTGGGCGCCTCCGTTACTCTTTGGGAGGCGACCGCCCCAGTCAAACTGCCCGCCTGACGCTGTCCTTCAACCGGATAACGGCTGACAGTTAGAATCCCGAAATTTTCAGGGTGGTATCCCAACGTTGTCTCCCCGTAAACTAGCGTCCACGGATCATCGACTCCCACCTATCCTGTACAGAAAATCTCAAGACCCAACATCAGGGTACAGTAAAGCTTCATGGGGTCTTTCCGTCCTGCCGCGGGTAACCAGCATCTTCACTGGTACTGCAATTTCGCCGGGATCCCCATCGAGACAGTGCCCAAGTCGTTACTCCATTCGTGCAGGTCGGAACTTACCCGACAAGGAATTTCGCTCACTTTTTTCCGGCGCTTTCACGCCGGAGTGGACTCTATCTTCATCCGAATGCTCGGACGATCGCGGACGATCGAACCGTGCTTATGTCGAAGCACAAACACCGCGATGTTAATCGCGGCTACACTGTGTGCGCCTCTCCGGATGTCTGACGTATAGTCTCTGAGGATCCCTCTGCAGTGAGGTTTCCTGCGGATTGTCCAATCTCGATCATTTTTACTGATCGCTTTCGCGATCGAGTAGATCGAGCTCTAAGGATGTTCCCGCATATAGTCAGATGTTTAGTTGCGCATTACTGCGCAACGAGGCAACGTTGTTGTCACCTTAGGACGGTTATAGTTACCGCCGCCGTTTACTGGGGCTTCAGATCAAAGCTTCGCTTGCGCTAACCTCTCCCTTTAACCTTCCAGCACCGGGCAGGAGTCAGCCCCTATACGTCCGCTTTCGCGTTCGCAGAGACCTGTGTTTTTGGTAAACAGTCGCTTGGGCCAGTTAACTGCGACCTCCAATGGCTTTTGGAGTAAATCCTAAACCAAAAGAGGCACCCCTTCTCCCGAAGTTACGGGGTTAATTTGCCGAGTTCCTTAACAGGGATTCTCCCGTCGCCTTAGCATGCTCTGCCAGTCTACCTGTGTCGGTTTGCGGTACGGGCACCTGGGTCTTAGCTAGAGACTTTTCTTGGCAGCGTGGAGTCAGTGGCTTCGGGGCCGAAGCCCCTCGCATTCGCTTCTCGGAGTTACGTCACGCGGATTTACCTACGTGACCCCCTACCTGCTTAGACGCACACATCCAACGGTGCGCCCACCTATCCTCCTGCGTCATCCCATCGCTTCATAGACCGTACAGATGCAAAATCACACGCATCACTGCGAGTGAAATTGTTTCTGCAAAGTCTAAACAGACTTTGGTGGTAGCCGAATATGAACGGCTTATCCATCGCCTACGCTTCTCAGCCTCGGCTTAGGTCCCGACTCACCCTGAGTCGATTGACGTAGCTCAGGAAACCTTAGACTTCCGGCGTGCGGGGTTTTCACCCGCATTTCTCGCTACTTATACCTGCATTCGCTCTTGTGGCTCGTCCACGCGTCCTCACGGTCGCGCTTCAGCCTACACCACAACGCTCCTCTACCGATCACGCAATGTTACTCGCGTAATCCCATGG
Above is a genomic segment from Candidatus Baltobacteraceae bacterium containing:
- a CDS encoding aldo/keto reductase, coding for MIRLGRSGLSVSRICLGTMTFGAQADAAASNKIMDIAAERGVNFIDTANAYPLPPSPQTMGKSEEFVGAWLKGKRERFILASKGNNVIGPGPNEGGNSRTHLMRALDDSLRRLQTDYVDIYYLHHPDPQTPLDEAIEALDDMRTAGKIRYSAVSNMPSWQLSYWTGWSAEHNRARFACVQPRYNMLYRAIESELIPAAAACDVAVVIYNPLAAGMLTGKYKPGAKPAEGRFSFSGPSGERYRTRYYQDEMLRLVQELSDDVGKRGKSLTHVALRWTLDQPGIACAIVGASKPEQIADSLGAAEIKLDDADRAACDAIWYRLPRRRPQEDR
- a CDS encoding FecR family protein; the protein is MKKLSCATAVCVLVLWSVVPKAFGADPIVLERVSGRLDYQRTVTGNRVPVTGQLTIHPHGFAYTQARSMAAVDLPDSSVVSIGASSQVGLESFDRTTPIASATIRIDAGAIHFSVRHPAGAHSNYTFITPVSEIAIRGTEGVIVTRGDETIVACVHGTNNDTLVVYGRNEKMYVPVGMTVRIRGRLGGASTMSMRRGVAGPEFDQFKTIIAHNHAMRMRGLQK